Part of the Methanosphaera sp. WGK6 genome is shown below.
TTGTCCTTCTTTGTGTAATTTTACGATTAATTCTTCAATTTCTTCTGAGGTTTGTTCTACCCATTCAGGTGCGTTTGCCATATTTTAATTCTCCATATAAATTTTATAAAGTAGTTTATATTATATTTAAAAAAATATTTTTTTATTTATATAATATAATAATTTTTAATAAATTATTCACTCTTCAGAATACCATTTAGCAAATTTTTCCATAGATATTCTTCTATGTGAACATTCATTTTTTTCATCAGTGGTAAGCTCTCCATATGTTTTATCATATTTTTCAACATAAAAGAGTGGATCGTATGCAAATCCATTATTACCTTTTTCTTCTGATAAAATTTCACCAGAGACAGTGCCTAAAAAAAGTCTTGGGTTCACAATTGGGTGCACAGTAACCAATACATGACCTGAATTCAGCATATCTGTCTTGTTCATCTTCTAATAATTTTAAAATTCCCTTATTGGTTATAGTATCCTGAACATAAGATGAATATGTTCCTGGAAAATCATTAAGGGCTCTTATAAACAAGCCAGTATCATCTACTATAACTGGTTTTTGAAGTAAATTAGCAACATATTTTGCACCAAATGCAGCTACTTCTTCTATTGAACCTTGAACTTCAGGATAACCTGGATTTTCATGGTTAACTTCAATACCAAATTTTTCAAAAATACCTCTTGCCTCTTTAACTTTATGTTCGTTACCAGTAATAAATGTTACTTTCATGGTAATAGGTATATTAGTTATACATGATACTTTTTGTGTAGGTTTATTTGATTAAATATATCCTTATAAAAAAGAAATAAAAGAGGTTTATTCAAAGTTAGCTCTTGTTAGTTCTTCTGTTTTTTCTCTATATTCATCTGGACTTATACCTTTTAAGAATGCATAAAACATTGCTCCTCCAGCACCAACTCCTTCTTTAATACATCCTTTAGTATAGTTTACTAATCCTTCTTCTGTTGATTTTTCAAATTCAGGGTCAGCAGCATAAATAGAAATATCACAAATTTGTCCAAATATATCTAATATGTTGGATGTTTCATCATTTGCAACATATGCTGTTGTAGCTACACATATTCTGCTAAAATCAAAGTCAGGATCTAAAGCTTTAATAATACCACATGCTGCAGCCATTTGAGTACCACCAGCAAGTGTCACAGGTACATCACTACCCATTACAATACCTGCAACAGCAACCATTGTAGGATCACCAGCAATTTCAGCTGCTTTAAATGGGTCATCTTTAAGATCACCTGGTTTAACATTATTTTTTTCAAGAGTAGCATCTACTACACTATTTTTTAATTCATGTGGATTTGTAGTCATACATCCACTTACTTTGTTTCTAACATCATAACCTAATGCTGTGAGAATTGCTTGTGTTGTTGTTGTACCTGCAGGTGTTGATTCTCCTATCATTATATGATCTGTGATTTTACTTATAGTTGAACCTACTTCTTTTGCATTAATAAATAATCTTTCAGCATCTTCAACACCTTTTCCTTCTCTTAAATCTCCTCCAGGAGTTCCTTGAAGATCAATACATGGTACTTTAGGAATAATTTCTAATCCAGCATTAATTGGAATGAAAGGTACATTTAATAAATCTATTGTAGATTTTGTAAGTATTGCTGGAGATGGTGC
Proteins encoded:
- the cobT gene encoding nicotinate mononucleotide-dependent phosphoribosyltransferase CobT, with the translated sequence MYKNIKVFGSDEQMKTVESIENSVFLCVLSNTAISKIPHLTGAGGPEFTSYTPALDVEVILRDEPLTLPEIASTASDELSAPSPAILTKSTIDLLNVPFIPINAGLEIIPKVPCIDLQGTPGGDLREGKGVEDAERLFINAKEVGSTISKITDHIMIGESTPAGTTTTQAILTALGYDVRNKVSGCMTTNPHELKNSVVDATLEKNNVKPGDLKDDPFKAAEIAGDPTMVAVAGIVMGSDVPVTLAGGTQMAAACGIIKALDPDFDFSRICVATTAYVANDETSNILDIFGQICDISIYAADPEFEKSTEEGLVNYTKGCIKEGVGAGGAMFYAFLKGISPDEYREKTEELTRANFE